Proteins found in one Planococcus citri chromosome 2, ihPlaCitr1.1, whole genome shotgun sequence genomic segment:
- the LOC135836406 gene encoding putative metabolite transport protein YwtG yields the protein MGKVPKKAVRKQIIALIPVCMNGLIVGCSYGWMPNAIYFLLAGEEVSATLFQCTLIASFPEIGRVLSAIPAGMLTDKYGRKKITIGVAILHTFAWLGLSLDNTSIIITYISRFVIGFGISLIDATSFISIGEIASPEIRGRLTGIYSIFLNAGVISVSIIAVIFSSYRSLARGVTILCIISLLSMYWAMETPRFLISISKSEQAKNNFLKIRQEYQENDVNEEFVKLQKYIVDENTLKSQLSWRQFLKMEAVRKPLLTGVLLNIFMKLSGGTLFGYYLTSLLPSNNYIPKIYYPLITQTFLFFISFGLPLFIDSFSRRSMFLFGAAAMVAINMICALANYFLVANEAVSIFEWVFAMGNILSSVCTDVILFPVNRAVRSELYPQAVKGFGGSLAVISIALSDIMLNQMYGFFKAYSHLYFMYFIFLMNSMILCLVIYFLLPEGCGVALPDIQMKFKSIKSKHTV from the exons atggGCAAAGTGCCAAAAAAAGCAGTTCGAAAACAAATCATTGCCTTAATCCCAG tatgCATGAATGGTTTGATTGTTGGGTGTTCTTATGGCTGGATGCCTAATGCAATATATTTCTTGTTAGCTGGAGAAGAGGTAAGCGCGACCCTTTTCCAATGCACTCTCATAGCATCGTTCCCAGAAATAGGAAGGGTTTTGTCCGCAATACCAGCAGGAATGCTAACAGAcaaatatggaagaaaaaaaatcaccataggTGTTGCTATTTTACACACTTTCGCTTGGCTGGGGCTTTCATTAGATAATACATCTATAATTATTACGTATATATCGAG ATTTGTAATTGGATTTGGGATATCTTTGATCGATGCAACATCATTCATATCAATCGGCGAAATCGCATCACCTGAAATTCGTGGCAGACTGACCggaatttactcaattttcctAAACGCTGGAGTAATATCGGTATCAATTATAGCTGTAATATTTTCCTCGTATAGGTCACTTGCACGCGGTGTAACAATTCTGTGTATAATAAGCCTTTTATCAATGTACTGGGCGATGGAAACTCCCCGCTTTCTAATATCCATTTCAAAATCAGAACAAGCCAAAAATAACTTCTTGAAGATCAGACAAGAATATCAAGAAAACGATGTAAACGAAGAGTttgtgaaattacaaaaatacatcgtAGACGAAAACACTCTCAAAAGTCAACTCAGCTGGAGGCAGTTTCTCAAAATGGAAGCTGTTCGAAAACCCCTTCTAACTGGTGTTTTGTTAAACATTTTCATGAAGTTGAGTGGAGGGACGTTATTTGGATATTACCTAACTTCCTTACTACCATCCAATAACTACATACCAAAGATATACTACCCTCTAATCACAcaaacgtttttatttttcatttccttcggTTTGCCATTATTTATTGACAGCTTCTCTCGCAGGAGTATGTTCCTGTTTGGTGCTGCTGCAATGGTGGCGATCAATATGATTTGCGCATTAGCAAATTATTTCTTGGTTGCAAATGAAGCAGTGTCCATTTTTGAGTGGGTTTTTGCTATGGGAAATATTTTATCTTCGGTGTGTACTGATGTGATACTATTTCCAGTGAATAGAGCTGTCAGATCTGAACTATATCCTCAAGCTGTGAAAGGGTTTGGTGGATCGCTTGCAGTCATTAGTATTGCACTATCAGACATAATGTTAAACCAAATGTATGGCTTTTTTAAAGCGTATTCTCATttgtattttatgtattttatatttttgatgaattctaTGATTTTATGCCTCGTAATTTACTTTTTACTACCGGAGGGTTGTGGAGTAGCTCTACCTGATATCCAAATGAAATTCAAGAGTATTAAGAGTAAACACACAGTATGA